The Daphnia magna isolate NIES linkage group LG3, ASM2063170v1.1, whole genome shotgun sequence genomic interval GCTGACGTTCAAAGATGTCATAGCCCAACAGCTGAGGTGCCGAGCAGGGTCCAACTGATCCTAGGGCGAAACAGTCTCCTTTGTCGTTTGGTACCAACTGCTGCAGTGAATCGTTTTCACCGTTGATTACTGGACACTCGTCTGGGGTACAGAACAGTCGACCACCTTGACTTATGGTCATCACTTGTCCAGCCGGGCAAGGACCTACAATTAATTCAAATCGATTAGATTGTATGATATTCAAAAATAGAATTAAATGGGTTCACCTCGGGAGAATAGTGCAACACAATTATCTTTTGGATTCGGAAAAGGATATTTTCCAATGGGGCAATCACAAATGGGATCTCCATATGCTGTGTAATAGAGACGTCTGCCTCCTTGGCATTCGAGAGGATCGTTGATGTCGTGACAAAGACCTGTGCGACCCACAAACACTCGCTTGTCTTCACAGAGTTTCGGAGTACATTTTCCCTGAcatgaattttttattactaatTTCATTTGTTAACAAATGATTTGTTAATGAAGTTGATATACCTTTAAGGTAACAGGATTGACGGTGACCCAGAAATTCGTGCCATTGCAGGGACCTCGAGTCAAAAGTGGATGGCTTTTTCCGTCATCGAACTGAATGGAATTGGTTCCACTGCCATCATCCGGAAAATCTGATCCGGGCACTGGGGAGGGTAGGTCGTTCGTAGGCGTTTGATTGCCGGGCTGTGGTACTTGATTGTTACTATTATCACGGATTTGTTGATTGTTGACGTTGTTATCAGTTTGTTGGTTGTTGGAAACGGCCATTACTGCAATATTCCCACCAGCCAATCCAGCTGATAGAACTCCAGCGATTCCGGCATTTAATGCGATCGCATTGGACCTTGCGTACGCAGCGGCAATTGCGGACGACATCGCGGACGACACGCTGCACGCATTTTCAAGTGTATCACAATCTTTTGTGTTTACCGCGCTAAAGCTGGTGAAAACCGCCAAGTACAGAAACGTTGAGACGCTCGTAGTCAAGGTACAAAGCCTTCCATTGCATAACTGTGACAAGGATAGACACTCCGTTGTGCACGCTTGATCGAAACACGTGAACGGATCACACCCACATCCAGATTGTCTCCCAGCACGTAAAAAATTGGGTACATCTGAAGTCTCGTCTATTGCGTGAATAGACCCTTCAACACTCGCTTCCTCTGTAAGAGGATTTTTTGCCCGTTTGTTATCGGTTTGCGCATTGAAATCATCGCTCCCGCTATCGTCCCCAACTTGCGTGAACAATCGCCTTGCGTAGCGTTTCGCGTAGGCTTGTGAATACTGCGCTTCTGTTCCATAAGGATCTTCAGTTTCATAGTAATTGTTTCCATTATTCTGcatatctttttctttggcaGCAAATGCCAACGCAGCGATTCCGGCTGCTATTCCGGCCGATAGGGCGATATTAGCCACGACACTCGCAGTGGCTGCAATTGCGGACGAACTGCTTGCCATGGACAACAGCGATGACGTGATGCAATCAATTTCCAGCTTTTCGCAAGCTTTCTCGTCTATCTGTGAAGATTGCCGATAAATTGGCAATTCACCAAATTTTGTGTAACCAGAAAAGGTTATGGTGCGTGTACAGGTTTGGCCGCATTGAGTCTCGGCTGTGGAACAAGTGGTTATGCAAAATCCTTCTTCAACGAGCACTATCGCTTTACACGTGCATCCGCTATTTTGGCGTCCAAAGCTGAAAAGAAACGGAGTCTCCAACGTTTCATCCAGCGGAACAATCGAACTTTGCACACTCGGGTTTGTATTCCAATGTAATTGACGGTCGTCCAAATTATGGATTTCCGAGTTCCATTGCGATGGATCCAACCCTCGCAGTCCCGATCTCTTTGGTAATTTTAACAATGTGTCGAATAATCGCGCGAAATTGTGCTTTGATCCACGACTCTGATCATTTTCGCTGGTGGCATGGATTGCGATCGAAAGTAAAAGGAAAACTGGGTGGATCATCATGACAACATATGACATCACAGGATGGCACCAAAACgaaaactgttttgtttttattcctGTATCAAAGTCtttatcaaaaagaaaggtaGGGACCATTGTGCCCTTAGGACGTCAACTAGTGacgtaatttttaaaataccaaCATTCATTTTTGCGGCCGCATAATTTTTATCACGACTCG includes:
- the LOC116919237 gene encoding uncharacterized protein LOC116919237 isoform X1, encoding MVPTFLFDKDFDTGIKTKQFSFWCHPVMSYVVMMIHPVFLLLSIAIHATSENDQSRGSKHNFARLFDTLLKLPKRSGLRGLDPSQWNSEIHNLDDRQLHWNTNPSVQSSIVPLDETLETPFLFSFGRQNSGCTCKAIVLVEEGFCITTCSTAETQCGQTCTRTITFSGYTKFGELPIYRQSSQIDEKACEKLEIDCITSSLLSMASSSSAIAATASVVANIALSAGIAAGIAALAFAAKEKDMQNNGNNYYETEDPYGTEAQYSQAYAKRYARRLFTQVGDDSGSDDFNAQTDNKRAKNPLTEEASVEGSIHAIDETSDVPNFLRAGRQSGCGCDPFTCFDQACTTECLSLSQLCNGRLCTLTTSVSTFLYLAVFTSFSAVNTKDCDTLENACSVSSAMSSAIAAAYARSNAIALNAGIAGVLSAGLAGGNIAVMAVSNNQQTDNNVNNQQIRDNSNNQVPQPGNQTPTNDLPSPVPGSDFPDDGSGTNSIQFDDGKSHPLLTRGPCNGTNFWVTVNPVTLKGKCTPKLCEDKRVFVGRTGLCHDINDPLECQGGRRLYYTAYGDPICDCPIGKYPFPNPKDNCVALFSRGPCPAGQVMTISQGGRLFCTPDECPVINGENDSLQQLVPNDKGDCFALGSVGPCSAPQLLGYDIFERQLECVNITDPSSPYFPLSSQEGGLIDRIMLEAFMSYQFHPDDNDLHFGLSQQAKRGIIKRKIQRQDANTAGIFQLPSSLPYPLLQPCRTGARQGENFKCTNPLISDSSATGQTLPPVNPNFSCPDSTFLQATGQCVDDSRATSCGPSFRFNEATGQCRSVF